A part of Aegilops tauschii subsp. strangulata cultivar AL8/78 chromosome 2, Aet v6.0, whole genome shotgun sequence genomic DNA contains:
- the LOC109776299 gene encoding uncharacterized protein isoform X1: MRIQEVGNMSYCQATTYKPLGGLTLDRPLGLGRTCKILPQHSVWQHFSRSCKLQEKVYPRLVVAACHKRLGPVYASSGKGNLDFVNDPFSMESLNKAMDGAKKQQSIQGFLMEQIAKITGQGSGGNGGNNKRYGGSGGGSDGPDDESFTDSLYEVVQVVLATVAFVLTYIHIIRGEELYRLARDYTRYLVTGKRTSRLKRAMLNWRDFSDSITKNFSTQDDVYRSPVASEAMWWQQPQKLVHHLGDLFRGNLRPHAQES, translated from the exons AATTCAAGAAGTTGGAAACATGAGCTACTGCCAAGCTACAACGTACAAGCCTCTTGGTGGGCTCACTTTGGACAGACCATTAGGTCTTGGGAGAACTTGCAAAATACTTCCTCAACATTCTGTATGGCAACATTTTTCTAGATCTTGCAAGCTGCAAGAGAAAGTATATCCAAGGCTTGTTGTTGCTGCTTGCCATAAGAGGCTTGGTCCTGTATATGCCTCAAGCGGGAAGGGAAACCTTGATTTTGTCAATGAT CCATTCTCTATGGAATCTTTGAACAAAGCAATGGATGGAGCAAAAAAGCAACAGTCTATACAAGGCTTCCTGATGGAGCAAATAGCTAAGATTACAGGACAGGGGTCTGGTGGAAATGGAGGAAATAATAAACGTTATGGAGGCAGTGGTGGTGGTTCTGATGGCCCAGATGACGAATCTTTCACGGATTCGTTGTATGAAGTGGTCCAAGTTGTGTTAGCAACTGTTGCTTTTGTACTCACG TACATCCACATCATCAGAGGAGAGGAGCTGTACCGCCTTGCAAGGGACTATACCAGATACCTCGTCACTGGCAAGAGAACGTCCCGGCTGAAGCGTGCCATGCTTAACTGGCGTGATTTCTCAGATAGCATCACAAAGAATTTCAGCACACAAGACGATGTGTATCGAAGCCCGGTCGCCTCTGAAGCCATGTGGTGGCAACAGCCCCAGAAGCTGGTTCATCATCTCGGTGACCTTTTCAGAGGCAACCTGCGTCCACATGCCCAGGAATCTTAA
- the LOC109776299 gene encoding uncharacterized protein isoform X2 produces MSYCQATTYKPLGGLTLDRPLGLGRTCKILPQHSVWQHFSRSCKLQEKVYPRLVVAACHKRLGPVYASSGKGNLDFVNDPFSMESLNKAMDGAKKQQSIQGFLMEQIAKITGQGSGGNGGNNKRYGGSGGGSDGPDDESFTDSLYEVVQVVLATVAFVLTYIHIIRGEELYRLARDYTRYLVTGKRTSRLKRAMLNWRDFSDSITKNFSTQDDVYRSPVASEAMWWQQPQKLVHHLGDLFRGNLRPHAQES; encoded by the exons ATGAGCTACTGCCAAGCTACAACGTACAAGCCTCTTGGTGGGCTCACTTTGGACAGACCATTAGGTCTTGGGAGAACTTGCAAAATACTTCCTCAACATTCTGTATGGCAACATTTTTCTAGATCTTGCAAGCTGCAAGAGAAAGTATATCCAAGGCTTGTTGTTGCTGCTTGCCATAAGAGGCTTGGTCCTGTATATGCCTCAAGCGGGAAGGGAAACCTTGATTTTGTCAATGAT CCATTCTCTATGGAATCTTTGAACAAAGCAATGGATGGAGCAAAAAAGCAACAGTCTATACAAGGCTTCCTGATGGAGCAAATAGCTAAGATTACAGGACAGGGGTCTGGTGGAAATGGAGGAAATAATAAACGTTATGGAGGCAGTGGTGGTGGTTCTGATGGCCCAGATGACGAATCTTTCACGGATTCGTTGTATGAAGTGGTCCAAGTTGTGTTAGCAACTGTTGCTTTTGTACTCACG TACATCCACATCATCAGAGGAGAGGAGCTGTACCGCCTTGCAAGGGACTATACCAGATACCTCGTCACTGGCAAGAGAACGTCCCGGCTGAAGCGTGCCATGCTTAACTGGCGTGATTTCTCAGATAGCATCACAAAGAATTTCAGCACACAAGACGATGTGTATCGAAGCCCGGTCGCCTCTGAAGCCATGTGGTGGCAACAGCCCCAGAAGCTGGTTCATCATCTCGGTGACCTTTTCAGAGGCAACCTGCGTCCACATGCCCAGGAATCTTAA